Proteins encoded by one window of Lycium barbarum isolate Lr01 chromosome 11, ASM1917538v2, whole genome shotgun sequence:
- the LOC132618362 gene encoding calmodulin-lysine N-methyltransferase isoform X1 — MEANNSKSNTSASSLRWKILRRSLIRRPSSNSEDKSEIGIQRISRKATHGFNLIPYHLMKDSIEENVNSSKENSMDSSRDATLCYTLPILNAPQLILHQRVDDMAHLNDFEVCNRYDIDNTGLVCQWPSEDVLAHYCLLHASIFRQKRVIELGSGYGLAGLVVAMTSEAQEVFISDGNPQVVDYIQRNVYANSGSFDGTEVKSLMLHWGQEKDIDISNTFDVIIASDCTFFKEFHGALVRTIKSLLKEEGPSEAILLSPRRGNSLDKFLVEVKDRGLRFRTDEIYDEEVWRRHQGFVEGDDSWPNYEMDHCYPLLVRITR; from the exons ATGGAGGCAAATAACTCAAAATCAAACACAAGTGCATCATCTCTTCGATGGAAAATCCTTCGTCGTTCTCTTATTCGTCGCCCTTCTTCCAATTCAG AAGATAAATCTGAAATTGGTATTCAGAGAATTTCTAGGAAGGCAACCCATGGGTTTAATTTGATACCATATCATCTGATGAAAGACAGTATTGAAGAAAATGTGAATTCCTCAAAGGAAAATTCAATGGATAGCTCAAGGGATGCTACCTTATGTTATACATTGCCAATTCTTAATGCTCCCCAACTTATTCTACA TCAGAGAGTGGACGATATGGCACATCTTAATGACTTTGAGGTCTGCAATAGATATGATATTGACAACACTGGACTTGTTT GTCAATGGCCGTCAGAGGATGTCCTTGCCCACTACTGCTTGTTACATGCAAGCATTTTCAG ACAAAAAAGAGTCATTGAACTTGGATCTGGCTATGGCTTAGCTGGATTGGTCGTTGCAATGACCTCAGAAGCACAAGAAGTTTTCATATCTGATGGAAATCCCCAAGTTGTTGATT ATATACAGCGTAATGTATATGCCAACTCTGGTTCGTTTGATGGTACAGAGGTGAAGTCATTGATGTTACACTGGGGTCAGGAAAAAGACATTGATATCTCCAACACATTCGATGTTATCATTGCAAGTGACTG CACTTTCTTCAAAGAGTTCCACGGAGCACTCGTCCGAACTATCAAATCACTTCTAAAAGAGGAAGGTCCGTCTGAAGCCATACTTTTAAGCCCCAGAAGAGGCAACTCATTGGACAAATTTCTCGTAGAAGTTAAAGATAGGGGGTTGCGTTTCAGGACAGATGAAATCTACGATGAAGAAGTTTGGAGGCGTCATCAGGGATTTGTTGAGGGTGATGATTCCTGGCCCAATTATGAGATGGATCATTGCTATCCTTTATTGGTCAGAATTACGCGGTGA
- the LOC132618362 gene encoding calmodulin-lysine N-methyltransferase isoform X3: MENPSSFSYSSPFFQFSIEENVNSSKENSMDSSRDATLCYTLPILNAPQLILHQRVDDMAHLNDFEVCNRYDIDNTGLVCQWPSEDVLAHYCLLHASIFRQKRVIELGSGYGLAGLVVAMTSEAQEVFISDGNPQVVDYIQRNVYANSGSFDGTEVKSLMLHWGQEKDIDISNTFDVIIASDCTFFKEFHGALVRTIKSLLKEEGPSEAILLSPRRGNSLDKFLVEVKDRGLRFRTDEIYDEEVWRRHQGFVEGDDSWPNYEMDHCYPLLVRITR, from the exons ATGGAAAATCCTTCGTCGTTCTCTTATTCGTCGCCCTTCTTCCAATTCAG TATTGAAGAAAATGTGAATTCCTCAAAGGAAAATTCAATGGATAGCTCAAGGGATGCTACCTTATGTTATACATTGCCAATTCTTAATGCTCCCCAACTTATTCTACA TCAGAGAGTGGACGATATGGCACATCTTAATGACTTTGAGGTCTGCAATAGATATGATATTGACAACACTGGACTTGTTT GTCAATGGCCGTCAGAGGATGTCCTTGCCCACTACTGCTTGTTACATGCAAGCATTTTCAG ACAAAAAAGAGTCATTGAACTTGGATCTGGCTATGGCTTAGCTGGATTGGTCGTTGCAATGACCTCAGAAGCACAAGAAGTTTTCATATCTGATGGAAATCCCCAAGTTGTTGATT ATATACAGCGTAATGTATATGCCAACTCTGGTTCGTTTGATGGTACAGAGGTGAAGTCATTGATGTTACACTGGGGTCAGGAAAAAGACATTGATATCTCCAACACATTCGATGTTATCATTGCAAGTGACTG CACTTTCTTCAAAGAGTTCCACGGAGCACTCGTCCGAACTATCAAATCACTTCTAAAAGAGGAAGGTCCGTCTGAAGCCATACTTTTAAGCCCCAGAAGAGGCAACTCATTGGACAAATTTCTCGTAGAAGTTAAAGATAGGGGGTTGCGTTTCAGGACAGATGAAATCTACGATGAAGAAGTTTGGAGGCGTCATCAGGGATTTGTTGAGGGTGATGATTCCTGGCCCAATTATGAGATGGATCATTGCTATCCTTTATTGGTCAGAATTACGCGGTGA
- the LOC132618362 gene encoding calmodulin-lysine N-methyltransferase isoform X2, with protein sequence MEANNSKSNTSASSLRWKILRRSLIRRPSSNSDKSEIGIQRISRKATHGFNLIPYHLMKDSIEENVNSSKENSMDSSRDATLCYTLPILNAPQLILHQRVDDMAHLNDFEVCNRYDIDNTGLVCQWPSEDVLAHYCLLHASIFRQKRVIELGSGYGLAGLVVAMTSEAQEVFISDGNPQVVDYIQRNVYANSGSFDGTEVKSLMLHWGQEKDIDISNTFDVIIASDCTFFKEFHGALVRTIKSLLKEEGPSEAILLSPRRGNSLDKFLVEVKDRGLRFRTDEIYDEEVWRRHQGFVEGDDSWPNYEMDHCYPLLVRITR encoded by the exons ATGGAGGCAAATAACTCAAAATCAAACACAAGTGCATCATCTCTTCGATGGAAAATCCTTCGTCGTTCTCTTATTCGTCGCCCTTCTTCCAATTCAG ATAAATCTGAAATTGGTATTCAGAGAATTTCTAGGAAGGCAACCCATGGGTTTAATTTGATACCATATCATCTGATGAAAGACAGTATTGAAGAAAATGTGAATTCCTCAAAGGAAAATTCAATGGATAGCTCAAGGGATGCTACCTTATGTTATACATTGCCAATTCTTAATGCTCCCCAACTTATTCTACA TCAGAGAGTGGACGATATGGCACATCTTAATGACTTTGAGGTCTGCAATAGATATGATATTGACAACACTGGACTTGTTT GTCAATGGCCGTCAGAGGATGTCCTTGCCCACTACTGCTTGTTACATGCAAGCATTTTCAG ACAAAAAAGAGTCATTGAACTTGGATCTGGCTATGGCTTAGCTGGATTGGTCGTTGCAATGACCTCAGAAGCACAAGAAGTTTTCATATCTGATGGAAATCCCCAAGTTGTTGATT ATATACAGCGTAATGTATATGCCAACTCTGGTTCGTTTGATGGTACAGAGGTGAAGTCATTGATGTTACACTGGGGTCAGGAAAAAGACATTGATATCTCCAACACATTCGATGTTATCATTGCAAGTGACTG CACTTTCTTCAAAGAGTTCCACGGAGCACTCGTCCGAACTATCAAATCACTTCTAAAAGAGGAAGGTCCGTCTGAAGCCATACTTTTAAGCCCCAGAAGAGGCAACTCATTGGACAAATTTCTCGTAGAAGTTAAAGATAGGGGGTTGCGTTTCAGGACAGATGAAATCTACGATGAAGAAGTTTGGAGGCGTCATCAGGGATTTGTTGAGGGTGATGATTCCTGGCCCAATTATGAGATGGATCATTGCTATCCTTTATTGGTCAGAATTACGCGGTGA